DNA from Candidatus Marinimicrobia bacterium CG08_land_8_20_14_0_20_45_22:
CGCCGGTCTCTTTGAAATTATCAATAAAATAACGCGCAACGTCATGTTTGACTCCCATCGCCGCAAAGACGATAGCAAAAGAAACATCCTCGCCGACAATCTTCGCCTGACGAACAATCTGCGCGGTGACGCGGTTATGAGAAATTCCCGGGCCGGAAAAGATTGGCAGTTTCTGTCCTCTGACCAAAGTCATCATTCCATCAATCGCCGAGATTCCTGTCTGAATAAATTTTGTCGGATAAGTTCTTGCAGTTGGATTGATTGGCGCACCATTTACGTCCCAACGTTCCTCAGCGATCGGTTCCGGAGAACCGTCAATCGGTCTTCCGAGTCCGTCGAAGACTCTGCCGAGCATTTCTTTTGAAACAGGAAGTCGGAGTGGTTCACCTTTGAATCGAACTGTCGTTTCAGCAAGCGTCAGCCCAGATGTCCCTTCAAACACCTGAATCACAGCGGCGTGGTCGTTGGCTTCGAGTACCTGACCGATGCGTTTTTCGCCATGATCAGTCTTGATCTCGACTAACTCGTTGTAGCCGACATTGTGAATATTTTCGACGAAGACCAGTGGTCCAACCACCTGCTGAATACCCTGATATTCACGGAACTTGGTTAAGTCTTCTGTTTGTTTATTGTTCATTCAAATATTTCCCTTATTGAAATCATAGGCACTCCGGAATTAAAAACTCAGTTTCCCGAGTCCGCTCATTTCATCTTTCATATTTTCGAGAAGTTCGTCCAACTTTTCCGTTTCTTCATTTGTAATGTTAAATTTCATCTTCGCAATATCAGCGGCCGCTTTCGTACGTCTGATTTTAATGAGAGTCGAACCTTTTTTGATCGCCTCCACGCCAAGTTCGTAATAAGTCACTATGATTCTCAGCATTTTCGCCTGTTTTTGAACCGTCGAGTACATATCGATCTTGTCGTAAGCTGACTGCTGAAGGAAGACGTTTTTAAACAGGTTACAGACTTCGAGAATAATTCTCTGAGAATCCGGAAGCACATCCGCACCAACCAATTTGACAACCTGCTGAAGTTTGGCTTCGCGCTGAAGCAGATCAAGGATTTTTTTACGCAATTCCGCCCAGTCCTTATCGGCATTTTTTTGCCACCACGGTGTGATGTCTTCGACATATTCTGAATAAGAGTCCACCCATGAAATTGCCGGATAATGGCGTGAATTCGCGAGGTCTCTGTCCAAAGCCCAGAAAGTGCGAACAAACCGTTTCGTATGTTGTGTCACAGGCTCAGAAAAGTCGCCACCAGGAGGCGAGATCGCGCCGACGATTGTCACAGAACCGATCTGATCATTCAACGCTTCGACTAAACCGGCGCGTTCATAAAATTCGGCAAGTCTCGTTGGCAAATATGCCGGAAATCCTTCCTCTGCCGGCATTTCTTCCATGCGTCCGGAAAGTTCGCGCAAGGCTTCCGCCCATCGCGAAGTCGAATCCGCCATGATCGCCACATGATACCCCATATCGCGATAATATTCTGCAATCGTGATTCCAGTGTAAATCGACGCTTCACGCGCCGCAACCGGCATATTAGAAGTATTCGCAATAAGAACGGTACGTTCCATTAACGGTCTCTCGGTATGCGGATCGATCAATTTGGGAAATTCATTCAAAACATCGGTCATTTCGTTGCCGCGCTCACCGCAACCGATATAAACGACAATATCGGCGTCTGACCACTTCGCTATTTGGTGTTCAACCATCGTTTTGCCGGTTCCAAATCCGCCCGGAATGGCGACGGTTCCCCCTTTGGCAACGGGAAACAAAGTATCGATTACGCGTTGACCGGTAATCATCGGCAGATCAGATGGAAGCCGATTTTTCACAGGTCGGCCTTGTCTTACCGGCCATCTCTGAAATAATTGCAATGACTTTTCGCCGTCACTCGTTTGAATCCGGCAAATATCTGCATCGACGGTGTATTCACCTTCGGGAGCGATTTGAACAATCTTGCCGGAAATCGTAGGCGGAACGAGAATACGATGCTCAATCCGCTCGGTTTCTTGAACCTTGCCGATCGTCTGACCGCCGACAATGTCAACACCCGCTTCAACGGTCGGAACGAACTTCCATTTTTTCTGGCGATTCAGTGAGGGAACCCGTACTCCTTTATGAATATACTGATCAGACAGTTTTTTGATTTCGCTCAATGGACGCTGAACGCCATCGAAAATTGAACCAATCAGCCCAGGACCTAACTCTAAGGAAAGTGGCATTCCTGAACCATAAACCGATGCGCCCGGCGTCAATTCCGTCGTATCCTCATAAACCTGAATCGTAATCTGATCACCTTTTAACCTGACAATTTCGCCGATGAGCCGGTCTTCACCCACTTCGACCAATTCAAGCATCTGAGCGTGCGTTACGTCTTTTGCGTGAATCACCGGACCCAGCACCCGGTTGACTTTACCAATAACTTCGAACACTCATTTCTCCTTTAAATCGGTTTCCACAAATTCTTTCATGACCGTCCACTGAAGTTCGTCGAAAACGCGTTGTAACCGCACGGACAGACGATTGTCAAATCGCACCCTTCCGTCTTCGGTTGTTAAAATGACACCCGAATCGGCTAATGAATCTGAAGTAACAATCAACCGAACTTTCTTCTCGTTTGTTCTTAAACTTTCATCGACGATGGATTCCAGAAAATCGACCGTCAACAATTTCCGTTCCAGATCGCCTGCGAGAATTTGAACAATGTCAGACCCGAGTCCGAGGATTCCATCAAGTATCAATTTTTTAAAAAAATTCGCATACTCTTCGCCGTGACGAAATTCTTCTAATCGGTCTGCCACCTGTTGAAGAATCTCGGAAAGAAGCACATTCTGATTCTTTAACGCCAGTTTCTTGACCTCCAAATGCACGCCGGATAAAATCCGCTTTCGTATAGCAGACGACTGCTGTTCTGCTTTTCTAATGATCTCCGAACGAATTCTGTCAGCCTCGATTTTCGCTTTATTGCGGACATCTTCGGTTTCTTTAGCAGATTGAGCAAGAATTGCATCAACTTCTTCCTGCGATTCCTGCCGGATATCCCGAATCATCATGGCGAGAGATGATTGCTCGTCTGTCATAATTCTCCTTTAAACATGAACGCCTACTGCATTTCGGATGACGTCGCGAATAGTGCTTCTTTCTTCCTGAACACCGTACCGATCTGGAATTTCGACAATCAACGGAACCGGCATCTTGTAAAAATACCGATCAACATCCGCCCGGATTCCGTCAGCAATCCGCTCGGTTATCAAAATCACGCCGACGCTCGATTTTTGAACGGCGTTTTCAAGACTCTGACGCGCCTGTTCGGATGTGTGAACGATCTCGCCGTCGATTCCGACCAGATGAAATCCCAAGACCGTTTCTTCATCACCAATCACGAAAAATTTCAAAATATCTCCGGTAGAATTATATTTTCCCGAGAATCATGATGGCGATGATCAAACCGTAAATCGCGATACCTTCCGCCAAACCGACGAAAATCAATGCGCGTCCGGCTAATTCCGGCCGCTCGCCGATCGCACCCATCGCCGCCGCGCCGACATATCCAACGGCCAAACCTCCAGCCAATGAGCCAATTCCGACAGCAAACGCCGCCGTGATGAATCCCCATTTGGTTGAAATGTCAGATTTCTCAGGCGCAACATTCTGAACATTTTCGGAAACCGGTTGAACGGCTTCTTTTGTCTGAGCTATTGCGTTTAAAACCAATAAAGACGTAGCCGAAATCGCGATCATTCCCAGCACGATGCTGAAGGCGATGACTTTCTTTGCAAGTTTCGATTTACCCATTCTTTTATTTCCTCCTTAACAAAATATTTTTATGTGTTGGTTTATTTGAATTCAAATTCCTTCCGAATCGGAATATATTCAGAATTTGTCAATCGGAAAAAGCGTCCAAAAAATTCATAAAATTCCAATCTAACGGCTTGAATCGTCACAACGAGGCCTTCCAATCCGATGATCAGAATATTGCCGAAAATCTGAATTAACGCGCTTGCCGTTACGCTACTTACTGAATCCGAAAGTGAAAACACCGCCATAAACAAGCCGACGTGCGCGAGTCCGAACGCCGCGACACGGATGTACGAAACGGTATTCGCCAGAAAGCCCAGTCCGATGTCCAGCATTTCGACAATACCACCCATCACGCTTATCGCAACTCCTTCCGGGAAGATTTTTTTCCCTTTGAGCAGGTGAACGATCGGCTCCTGCATGAACAACAAAATACCGGACGCAGTCATCAAAATCGGAATCAGCACGGGTATCGCGTTACTCGTTTCGGACTGGAGCGCACGTGTTACCAGAACAATGCCGCACCAGTAAAGCAAACCGCTGAGCAAGCCCGCTTTATTGAAAATACAACCCAAAATATCGTGTGAAATAATCCCGTTGATAATGTTGATGATAATCGAAAAAGTGATCATCCCGATACCGAAATAGATGACGACTTTGAAAAGTGTTCCAATCGACTCGATCGGTTTCAGCCAGATCGCCGGCAAAACGGTTTCCAATCCAAAGATACTGCCAAATAAAAATCCAAAACCGATGCTCGCAACTCCGGCATACAACACGAGTAATCCGGCTTGCTTGATGAATTCTTTCTTCCCTGTAAACGCCATCAGTCCGCCCAGCAAAGCTAAAATTAATCCGTGTCCGACGTCGCCGAACATCATCCCAAACATCAGAAGAAAACTGATACCCAGAAACGGCGTCGGATCGATGGTTTTGTAAACCGGAAGGCCATAAGCAGTTGTTAAAAGTTCGAAAGGTTTAAAAAATCCTGGATTGTTCAATTTTACGGGTACATCGATTTTACCGTCTTTGACTGACCCAACCTTCTCTGCCGGCGTTTCGGTGATGACGCAATGGTTGTGCGTCGCCTTTTTAATGTCAGATTTGAACGATTTGCGTTCGTTGTACGGCAACCAACCGGCGAGCAGATACGTTTTGTCGGTTTTTCTAAAATAGTCAACGATTTTTTCAGTCAGTTTTTCGTGTCGGACGCGATAAAGCGCGGCTCTCAGAAAATCCTGATGACTTTCGGCGATTCTTCGAAGATGCAACTCGATCTC
Protein-coding regions in this window:
- a CDS encoding V-type ATP synthase subunit A yields the protein MFEVIGKVNRVLGPVIHAKDVTHAQMLELVEVGEDRLIGEIVRLKGDQITIQVYEDTTELTPGASVYGSGMPLSLELGPGLIGSIFDGVQRPLSEIKKLSDQYIHKGVRVPSLNRQKKWKFVPTVEAGVDIVGGQTIGKVQETERIEHRILVPPTISGKIVQIAPEGEYTVDADICRIQTSDGEKSLQLFQRWPVRQGRPVKNRLPSDLPMITGQRVIDTLFPVAKGGTVAIPGGFGTGKTMVEHQIAKWSDADIVVYIGCGERGNEMTDVLNEFPKLIDPHTERPLMERTVLIANTSNMPVAAREASIYTGITIAEYYRDMGYHVAIMADSTSRWAEALRELSGRMEEMPAEEGFPAYLPTRLAEFYERAGLVEALNDQIGSVTIVGAISPPGGDFSEPVTQHTKRFVRTFWALDRDLANSRHYPAISWVDSYSEYVEDITPWWQKNADKDWAELRKKILDLLQREAKLQQVVKLVGADVLPDSQRIILEVCNLFKNVFLQQSAYDKIDMYSTVQKQAKMLRIIVTYYELGVEAIKKGSTLIKIRRTKAAADIAKMKFNITNEETEKLDELLENMKDEMSGLGKLSF
- a CDS encoding ATPase, with the protein product MIAISATSLLVLNAIAQTKEAVQPVSENVQNVAPEKSDISTKWGFITAAFAVGIGSLAGGLAVGYVGAAAMGAIGERPELAGRALIFVGLAEGIAIYGLIIAIMILGKI